A region of Toxorhynchites rutilus septentrionalis strain SRP chromosome 1, ASM2978413v1, whole genome shotgun sequence DNA encodes the following proteins:
- the LOC129762412 gene encoding M-phase inducer phosphatase-like produces MMLENIDFDLSECTSRISTTFTLNSAGRSPASRLTEQRQRSAQRRLHINPLRMDNKFLESPGKENIPTEEELSFYHGNSPQASPRPCSPCDCPEESDMLLASETTPSKQSIIRSLAGTGSASRLRRPLEDYDPNSMDSGYGASVSSEGHKSQSMFRFIQPSIPRQNSSSASPPAHSKRIFHSLSSGSMESMDDIDMDLFEMDALEDDAQQLPSNLNSLICGDIKATKTTTPENKRPFFRRCLSLSDNLIARRAKNTLVFDSPADIDSPLAKTPERFRIAPDQENINLTPFSSRTETARCFKRPEPPGVSPIQSKRHKAEAQTPVSAYRSTISTSEISSLESPAILTVPSVRHNLQKSISMNDAHIMSALSRSSSEPDLIGDFSKSYILPLTEGRHRDLKSISPGTMGDLLQGNFAHGVATFKIIDCRYPYEFEGGHIRGAKNLYTQEQILEELIKIKTDPPKVEADGPKRNIIVFHCEFSSERGPKLSRFLRNNDRMLNSDSYPALHYPEIYLLDGGYKDFFAVHPELCDPIAYRPMLDPDFGDAYRHFRAKSKSWNGGEGAKSATAGGSSSSSTGHGSHSSNRLVKSRSRLVL; encoded by the exons ATGATGTTGGAAAATATTGATTTCGATCTCTCCGAGTGCACAAG TCGCATTTCGACCACTTTCACGCTAAACTCTGCCGGTCGGTCACCGGCAAGCCGTCTGACGGAACAGCGCCAGCGTAGTGCCCAGCGACGCCTGCACATCAATCCCCTCAGGATGGACAACAAATTCCTCGAATCGCCCGGCAAGGAGAACATCCCCACCGAGGAGGAACTCTCGTTCTACCATGGCAACAGCCCACAGGCCAGTCCGCGGCCCTGCAGTCCGTGCGATTGTCCCGAGGAGAGCGATATGTTGCTTGCGTCGGAAACCACACCCAGCAAACAGAGCATCATCCGGAGCCTGGCGGGAACCGGTAGCGCTAGCCGTCTGCGTCGACCCCTGGAAGACTATGATCCCAACTCGATGGATTCGGGCTACGGCGCGAGCGTATCGAGCGAGGGACACAAAAGTCAATCGATGTTCCGCTTCATTCAGCCATCAATCCCCCGCCAGAACTCGAGCTCGGCCTCACCACCGGCGCATTCCAAGCGCATCTTCCACAGCCTGTCCTCCGGCTCGATGGAATCGATGGACGACATCGACATGGATCTGTTCGAAATGGACGCGCTCGAGGATGACGCCCAGCAGCTGCCCAGCAATCTCAACTCACTGATCTGCGGTGACATCAAGGCCACAAAGACCACCACCCCCGAGAACAAGAGACCCTTCTTTCGGCGTTGTCTGAGCCTCTCGGACAACCTGATCGCACGTCGCGCCAAAAACACTCTGGTCTTTGATTCGCCCGCCGATATTGATTCCCCGCTCGCCAAGACCCCGGAACGGTTCCGCATTGCACCAGACCAGGAGAACATCAACCTGACACCGTTCTCGTCACGAACCGAAACCGCGCGCTGCTTCAAGCGTCCGGAACCACCGGGTGTCAGCCCAATCCAGAGCAAACGTCACAAAGCCGAGGCCCAGACCCCCGTCAGTGCGTACCGCAGCACCATCTCCACCTCCGAGATCAGCTCCCTCGAGAGTCCCGCCATCCTGACCGTCCCATCGGTGCGACACAATCTGCAGAAATCGATCTCCATGAACGATGCCCACATCATGAGTGCTCTCTCGCGTTCCTCCTCCGAGCCGGACCTCATCGGAGACTTCAGCAAATCGTACATCCTGCCGCTCACCGAAGGTCGCCATCGGGACTTGAAATCCATCTCCCCCGGCACCATGGGTGATCTGCTGCAGGGTAACTTCGCGCACGGCGTTGCCACCTTCAAAATCATCGACTGCCGCTATCCGTACGAGTTCGAGGGCGGACACATCCGTGGCGCCAAGAACCTCTACACCCAGGAGCAGATCCTGGAAGAACTGATCAAAATCAAGACTGACCCACCGAAGGTGGAAGCCGATGGACCCAAGCGCAACATAATCGTGTTCCACTGTGAATTCTCGTCCGAGCGTGGCCCAAAATT ATCACGCTTCCTGCGCAACAACGACCGGATGCTCAACTCGGACAGCTACCCGGCGCTGCACTATCCGGAGATCTACCTCCTGGACGGGGGGTACAAAGATTTCTTTGCCGTGCACCCGGAGCTGTGCGATCCCATTGCGTACCGGCCGATGCTGGATCCGGACTTTGGGGACGCCTATCGGCACTTCCGCGCCAAGAGCAAGAGCTGGAACGGGGGTGAGGGGGCGAAAAGCGCCACAGccggcggcagcagcagcagcagcaccggaCATGGCTCGCACAGTAGCAATCGACTGGTGAAGTCCCGGTCGAGGTTGGTGCTGTAA